The genomic stretch TGCAGAATAGTAAATACTCTCAAGCAGTGcacactaaatatataaatatagataaccatgaaagttaaacaaaaattgGTATTAtctgtgaaaaacaaaattattcattTATGTATGTTACTAAGTTTAGGTACCATTAAATGTTTAATCTTTACTGTAAAttgtacagaaataaatataGGTGCCATGAAAATATACGTATCTTAACAGCCTAGCTGGCTAGCCTTCAGCTCCGCAACCACCGCAGCTCAGATGTTGTTGTACAGCTTTTGTTGACCCCTGTACGAGAGATGGACCCCGTCGCTACTTAGCACCTCTGCTAAAGCCTCGTCCGACCAGAAACCTTTGGGTACCCAGTAACGTACTCGCTGGTGGGCACAATCCTTGATCTTTGATTAAAGAAGAGCATTTGTTTCGAACCACgtccaaattttgtttaaatgtatgtaCATGTCCCCCTCCGAAACCGGAATACTGCACTAAAGGATTCGCACGTAAttccaaatttgaaggaaaaACTTCTTGATTCATAACAAAATCCTTTAAACGTTTCACAAAAGAATGTCCAAACAATTGAAGTTATGATACACAAGCTTCATCTATAAAAGCGCAAGACAATGTAAAAAGGAGCAAAAGCCGAGAAGAGTGTCACGCTCAAAGATtccacaaaatatttaaaattacatGGACACCGTTTCCGGTTGCGGACACGTGATTACATTCGTAAAATTACGttttctccgtatgcgatttcggcattctccggttttgTAAGGAAAGCCACCTGAGCGTcagaagaatgccgaattgcctaaTGAACATCGGATTAACTTTTGATACTATGCAATATTTAGCTTCGGCGCTCCTCGGACATAATTTACATTCGGATACCCTCGGTACCAGGCCTAACTAacctaaaggaaccagcgtgggagccatctagtctagtcgcgtaatggctgccaggtatttgaacactaatttttcacttggcatggcaacagaggtctaaattaaagctagtttctgtttaaatttcattgtggatgtatttgtgacattttggtagaaaagaGGGgacagcaggttgtatttggtaaaGTGAATCTCAattgtagtatgagtagtacttccaggtctcagcagtgtgattttgatgtcagtttacagtaagcaaatgtgaccacagagatctctcttagaagatacatgacccctacttttctcttcattttatatcagttttatcataaccctttaaaatgaggtaaggatttgttctctgaaatgggtctagttatgtttagtagctctttaaaaaatgtcagttttatatagaatatatagggaaaactatttaactggTTGTGACCACCACATGGGATCTTTTGGCCGCCATATTGCCTCCTTTACCAAAATGTACATAGCATGCATTGAGAAATAAGAATTTAACTACGTTTTACTGTAAGTATAACTGTCTTTGATGCATAActgtgataaaaaagaaatatattcaattcactatattgaattttttgaaTACGTTatcacacggaaattaccgaaTGTCAACACGAGTTTACTACCTTAACTCGTATCACcgttaaaagataaataaattgtCAAGTAGCTCTAATGATAAGAAATTGAATTGTATGTATCTCGTGGCAGACATATCTAACCATAGCATTGATATTTACTTAACAAAACGTTAAAGGAAGCGACGTTGAAGAACTAAAACGTTCACGTGCTGTTGCCAAACGTAGGACCCAAGATCGCAGTCtgtcaaatatattttctaaattgcgTTTATATTGTCGCGTTACTTATTGCcttacatttaattattttgcaaaacgttttcttttgaaaaaagtaaaattcgataaaaatttaaaaaaatttagattAGATATATTCATGTCGaatattattaagaaaatgttgtttatgaGTATGCAATCATTTTATCgtgtaataacatttatttttttgtaaatgcacTCTGTGAAGTTTGAATGGCATGAATTACAACACGTTCTTTAATGTGTTTGAAGACTATTAATAAAGTCAATATGTACTTGAGACAGAAATTTTATTGTTTCGTATATCTTGCATAAAGCGAATTTGACTGGATGCAAATCGGACCAATGTCGCCTATAAATGTTTAGGTGCATGTATGACTAACATCACTTGTGTGGGCGGCTTTGCTCTTTGAATGTGACTTCGCGTGTTGGACTTTgtccttttttaaaacttttttcaaaacattgctGATATTGTGTACTTATGCAGATAAAGCATTTTTTCATAATAACATTTGGACTACAATATCGTTGAATACATAATCAAATAGATGCTAACTTACAAGTTTACAACTTGACAATAACTTTTTTCTCACAGTTTGGATAGAAAAGGTAGAGGAGTAGTTTTACATGGGTTATATTTTATCTACAACTCTGTATCATCGGCCGGCTTGTACCTGCAGTTGACGTGTCTTTGATTATGAGCCTGTATATAGCTTTTATCCCATATACTTTGACCACCATTTACTACAAAGATGCgtgctttgatattttctttgctctactttattgtaaaatttgctGATTTTGATACCAGACAataggcaggtaggcaatcgatAGCCGTTACTTAGCTAGTCTAGCGGCTCAACAACCGCTGTCCTTTTAATATCAAGACACGCCTATGACAGGACTTGAACCTTGGACATTCTGATTGCAGGAAAGACGCGGCAAGTAAAACACCACATATCGGTTACATGTACACTTAAATTTCAGTACGACCAAACACCACAAACTCTCGTATTTGTTGACAAACCATATTCAGGGATATACTTATTTACCAACCACTGATTCAAATGTATAATTAACGTATTTCCCGATTAAATCAAACAATAACTAACATGGTAAAACGCATTTAAAGCTTCCTTTGTTACCAAGTTCCCAGTCTTCATAGGTATAGGACGACCCTTGTTGTCTCATCGGGCAGAATTCCAGGTGCattaaaacagtgatttttttactttttttggcaacagcccatgccttttcaattgggaatttttagcgcgataaccttcaaaattgggaaaaattaacaaacctttatattaataaagaaatcattttgaaaagttttgttttaaggtaaatttatttcattcaaatatgcactgaggttgaacagacaggacagacaggttattttctgatgtcacagaatctgatggctcagatagcttagggtcaccataagcttctgttgatttctgagggtcattttgtggggactcagatttcttggacagatcaatttgcttttctgacgtttgatttgaatttaatttctctttaactttaccaaaagatgttcgaatgtCCGGAGTACCGATGGcgtgtttaaattttattttcttattataatatttggaattatgcgacatttttcgataatttaggTAAGTTTCTAACAATTGTTTTTCCGActcattttgacgcatgaaaaagcgtttagcgaccgtgatgaaagtcatactaaatgccgtactatGCCGTGACCCGTTCTATGTAAACAACGCACTTCgagttggcaacaaaattctgcgaataaaccataattagagtcagaatttttatgattatttgcatcattttagttaaactttcacaagaaatcaatctaattgggaaaaatcatctcgttttggggaatttttaagcattttttgggaattttgaccatttttgtcagttgggaagacgccgaatttcggagtcaaatcggcgcaaaaaaaatcactgtaaaaTTACAGTGTAGAATGAAACCCGCGGTAATTTGGGGGACATTATTTATCGTGAGCGGCCTAGCCAACTCGGTACCGCATGTTTAACATGACAATCAAACCGTATAAATGCTACGTCAGACATTTGTCAGTATCTATGACTTGTATACGTGACTTGcttaaaccttaaaaataaagGTTATGCGTCAgacttaaattttatttcttgttgTAGGAACTTACTGTACAAGTGCTTTAAAGTGTTCATAGAAAATAAACGATGTAAAGAAtatgattttgataaatatttacgtttaGACTGTCAGAGGAGTACCGTAGTCTGGGTACCGGCTTTCGTTCGGTACAAAAATGCTGTTATATAACAGCACGACGGAAGACTAACCGGTACTGGTGATTTGCACAGATACATTAATTTGCGACAGAGGTGAAACAAGACTTAAGCATATGCgcaaaactacatttttttcagattcaAGATCTCTTTTTTTATTGCGGTTTGtaagtataaacaaatatataatacatttagaaaatcagaaaaaaatagcaACATCTACTAAAACATCCATCGGAAGCATAAATTTCAACTAAGCAAAACAATTGTAGACTAGGTTTGATCGGGACTGTTCTATATGAAACACTTCTCATGCCCCTCAGGTGAACTCTCAAAGGTCCGTGcaagtatataaataaatatatatatatatatataagaaaaacatccaatgggttttcctctatatatatttttgtaccgATCGGTTTCATCTacaatcatcagggcagacatatactatatatatatatatatgtacatgcacaCAGTAAAAGTATAAATATTGAGAAACTGTAACTACTTATATGTTATAAGTTGTATCAGATGTGATGTAACAGTGTACAGAATGCATGGATATTAAAACTAGATAAAAGGCTTCCGATGATGAAAACAGGTTGATAGGTCAAACTTGTACAATATTAGTCTATActatcgtctagtatttggtaatttgatgatattatatatatttttttttatcgtatccgtgaattaacaaactaaagatcatagaaatgaaataatttgtgtttattcatgtgcatgaaagcgcgtgatagtgccgacgttactctgacgtcatcagcgattctcatGTCTATTTTcggttttcaatattttttattctttatgtctgttcgctgtaaccgaggggttttccattgaatttcgtactttgggactggaaaaagtgttccttataaccgagtgttccttataaccgagttccctataaccgaggatttttacattgaataaagaaggaattagatcggggaattgaaaactgttccttataaccgagtgttccttatatccgagttccttataagtgaggtttactgtatagaGTTACGGGGTCGATTTCAGAAACTAATCAATGACCCGCTAAAGGTTGTATAACGACCTCCGTACAGCGAATCATTCGGAGGCCAGGCTTGCCGAACCCAAACTTGTTCTCCAGCTTTTAACTGGGTGACCACTGTAGCCGATCCTTGGTCATGGTATCCATTAACTCCATGACCGTATAGCCTGGCAAGAAGGTACCCGCCCTTAACGATGTCTGCAGCAAACAAGGATGTCTTGGGTCCATTGTAGCTTAAGATAGAAGCCGAAAATATATACAAGCCAGCTTTGGGGGCAGTAAAAATGCCATGGTGGGCGCTGTATCCATTCCCGATGTTAAGTAAGACTGTACCAAATACAATGTGTTGATTGATTCCAAGATGAGGATATTCGTTACCGTCCCTCACAGCGTGAAAAGCAACCGGTTTGTGACCCACTGaaaaatcaataacaattataaatataaacgGACCGGAATTATCGGTCGGCATTTCGGCTGACTAAACAATACTCCTGTAACACCGCCATAAAAACCTATTTTACAGCTGCAGATTGTCTGTAAAGAATCTAATTTTTCGAATTACATAGGAATGTGCacaagtactgtaaaatcattaattttcgtagGGGACAAATTTAGGTTGATTTCGCGGTTGAGTcgattaaaaaaatcaaatcaaatgaacaaacaaaattcCAATTCATcgtattttcaaaattgaaatccatgaattaaaATGTTCCAcgaatttcaaatatttgttttgaccAAAGCCACAAAGTTTCATGTCCACgatgaaatgattttacagtatttcataaaaCCTGAAACACTTTGCTAATAATTATGTtaccttttttccttttttaagttCTCTTTCGTTATTCTAAATAATGCGAATTGTAAATCATATTgtaaggttttaaaaaaattaacccacacattttaggggaaaatattttctctcaaaattctAAAATAGTGAGTACTTTGAAAgtgacaaaatatttttgcaagacGTTCTTATAAATAACCGAAAATATtatgcagaaggtagtaaaccgttgaaACGCTTTTAAAATAAcacagaaaatttacatttttcttgcatttttaccagcatctaatttttattttcacccattatcattttttttcagtgtcatatttaCATTCTATACCAAACTCGGTGgaattgaaaatgttgaaaaatttcccCAAAACTGTTGGCGAGAAGCTTTAAGAAAACCTCAAGGAATACTCACGATGTTTAATCGTTTCTTCCAATGCAGTTATTCTAGTTATCAACTGATTCTCTTCTGTTGTACCGTCCGTGGTGTCTGTTTTATCGTCCATGGTGGAATATGGCCCTAGTGAAGTTTTTTCACGTGCGTCAATTGACTCTAAAATGTTTAGGAAATTAAATCATGCAATgtgtgattttgaaattatttatgtaatcaTTTATTTTGCAAGCAAAAAATAAAGGAATTATGTTTTTATCATGTATGATAGTACTGGTAGTAAGTTGATTTTAAGACTTATCTTTTAAATAAAACCAACGCgcgctttaaataaaataaggtaGAATATCCACCAGGGAAATCCACATGCAAAAACCGCAACTGACAGCGAGTTAACGTTGCAACGCACGCACGCACTAACGCCCCTCCACccgacacacacacgcacgcgcacgcacGCGCGCATACAAAAATAACACGTTTATATCCGATAAGTAAACAAACACCATAGGCTTGTAgctatcaataaaaaaaattcgtTTCATTccaaattactttttaaaaatgacaTGAAAGTTTGGAACTCTTGGAACTGATTATATCTGAATAAAGTATAAAGAATGTTAATCAAAAATACCTTCTGGAAAGTTGTCATAACTATTGACCAGTCTGGTAGATATCAACGCCGGAGAAGCGGCTAATACAAGCAGAAATATCACTGAACACATCCTGTATGTATGTACACCACCTGTTaaacataacatgaaaatatagGTCTAAAATAGATCTTGTATCGAGTCAAATTCAGTATGATCAACGTattcaaagaatattttttcGGCCAATTTTGGCCTAAAATATGATCGCGGGATGACGGATATTTTAACAACATGTATTGCCATGGAATCGTCTTAATAGAAACAGGAAATATTGAGCACAATAGTAAACCAAAATACATTGTTTTCAAGGGCCTCCGCGGCTGAGTGCTGAtagtcactgacttcgaatcacttgccccttatcgatgtggctTCGGGCCTCCATCGGGGCGTTGTATTCTTCACGTGGGGAAGCAATCCAGTTTccgaaggtcagtggttctacccaggtgctcgcccgtGATAATAAGTGCACTGATGCACATCTGAGGTCTTTCTCTACCattaaaagctgggaagtcgccatatgacctagtGTCGATGTGATGTAAAACCAGCCCCGctccctccccctcccccccactaaaaaaaaaaacaacaacaacacacacacaaaaaaaatccacACATTTTTCAACAGGTGAAATAATGAAACGGCAATATTAAATGACTAAATATGcttattaataaatatttgttcgttgcttcttgtttaattttgtgtcaatttaaaatttaatactatTTTAAGCCATCCACATTTAAATTCTCATaatcaaataattaaatttaaacatgttatattattgtaaaattttattgttgAAACATTAACACAATAGCAACGGTAACACTGATCGTTAAACCGCAATTAAGTAAATGTATTACCTTTCAGTTGAACTGTTTTCTGGCGAGGAGACGCTGTAGTAGTGTTTGAATGATATTGATATGTCTGCAGTATATATCTCCTTTTTAAGTACTGTCTTCCGATGACGCGATGGAGGCATGTTCACGCACTAAACTCGTGCATTGCCGATATTGTAGCTATGTTCACTCATGACtaatattgacctcaaaatcgttTTTCCCTTCGTAAGTTTCATGTTGGAAAACGTTAAAAGCatcttatttttacagaaaagAAGATATTTGAGATTATTAGATACTAAATGTTTTATCTTTTCATGTAATTTAATGTTCTTGTTATCTTTCTCGAGTTCATTCTCTTAACAACACCGTGTCATCTTTTCTCCCTCAACATTAATAAATGACCTCCTTGGACGTATAATTGCAAATGACTGGCGTAAGATAAAGGACAAACGGTTTATTGAATCTAGTTATAGTACAAAGCAAGGATAAAATCTGTTTTGCTACTGTCTAAGAGTAGAGAAAAATGGTTAATGCTAGTAAATGATTAGGTTTTGGTAGATGAAGAGGCCtctgtggtcgagtggttaatgTCCCTGACTTCGAATCTCTTCCTCATCCCCTCCCGAATGTTGGTTCGAAACTCAGTTCGTCTGTAGAATTCTTCATCTAGAGGTCGGCACTTAGAATTATCCAGGCGCCAGCGCATGCCTGAGATAATGCATGGATGAGCACCTGGGGTCTAGCTCCACCTCTGAAAGCTGGGAAAACCGTCTGGATTAGCACCTGCGGTCTTGTTCCACCTCTAAAAGCTGGAAAACCGGTATGTGACCTAAATGCAGTCgttgtgactttaaacccaaGAAATAGGTGTTTTTTTCTGAAGAATGCATTGAATTCTATATCTTTGTCTGAACGAAGACTTACGTATTTTTCTACGCTTGTTCTATTGAAAGACTTGGATaatgataatatattaaaataattttaaatgtatactaGACccaatttcatattaaaatatgaacaattactacagatagtttatataaacatgaaataaacaagTTCGTGTGTATGAACAATTACtatatatagtttatataaatatgaaataaactacatatagtttatagaaacatgaaattaacaagttTGTGTGTATGAACAATTACTGCATATAGTTTAATTCTATATAAACATGAATGTGGCTCTGCATGCAcaattatgttatatatttagtAGAGTTAAATAGATTTTAtgatgattttctacatttgaagtaaatatctaaagctAAAATATCTAGATGGCCTTTGGATACCTTTAACTGAAATCAGACACTTAGCTGCAAACAAGGATATGCATACGATGGGTGTATAACTGTACACTTAAGATAAGGTACAACAATGAAGTATACAAATGACTGTGCAATTAAGATAACGTACAACAATGAAATGGCCACAAACATTGGGCATGAACATCCTGATGAAATTAAGATTAATAAAACACTCCTTGAAATGATATCTGCTGTTAAGTGGACAGGGCTGAAAATTGGACAATTTATTGAATACGTGTTTTATAAACAGTTCTTGTTCCTTTTACGTTTACTTTAATCATTAATGGATTACTTTAACAACTTATGTTTTAACAACCACTCATACTAGTTGTACATTGCCGACATGAAGGTTTTGGTAGAGTAGCTATTTGATACCGCATAAAGCTCCCATCCGTATAACACACGTTACTTTAAATCCgaataaattagaaaaaatggaaactccacaggtcgatTCCCGGCCCTCGCGGAGCTTTATACAGAGTGTATGTATACACATTTCGCATAAAGCTTCAATTTGTAAATACGGAAAATAGAGTTGTAATAACATACAAGAATGACAAACTgtgaaacaatatacatgtacccATTGAAATAATGGCATCGAAAACACTTCATTGggcaaataaagggccataactttaaagtGACGTAGGCGATCGTGTGGGTTAACGAATTTGGCcattgacattctgaccaagtttgatgaagatcggataaaGGCTTTCAAAAGGCTTTATAGGTTAAAGAGCGTATAGTGCTAATTTGGCAAAATTTGGCAGTTAAAAGCGTTTACTCCAGAGTGTCTAGGCAGATCTAACTGGTTACCAAGATTGGCCGAATTATAATGtatatgaacattctgatcatgtTAGGTGAAATTGGAATATTGGCAAATAATTAA from Mercenaria mercenaria strain notata chromosome 16, MADL_Memer_1, whole genome shotgun sequence encodes the following:
- the LOC123541139 gene encoding complement C1q-like protein 4 — its product is MCSVIFLLVLAASPALISTRLVNSYDNFPEESIDAREKTSLGPYSTMDDKTDTTDGTTEENQLITRITALEETIKHLGHKPVAFHAVRDGNEYPHLGINQHIVFGTVLLNIGNGYSAHHGIFTAPKAGLYIFSASILSYNGPKTSLFAADIVKGGYLLARLYGHGVNGYHDQGSATVVTQLKAGEQVWVRQAWPPNDSLYGGRYTTFSGSLISF